A stretch of DNA from Brevibacillus ruminantium:
GGGATAGATTCCATGTTGCCATCGGTGTGTTCCTCCTCTCCTTTCCCAACATACGTAGATAGAAGATTTTTGTCTCAAATTTACATTTTAACAAAAAAGATGCCGATAATCGCGGAAAGCTGCACTTTGGGCCAAGGCAATTATTTTGGCCCAGGGCTATTATACGATCCGTCCAGAATATACGTGCAAACTTGCTCAATCTCACCCCTGGCTTTTCCAGAAATGGCCCAGATTTTCCCCTTGTTCTCCACGTACAGCGTATAGTTTTGATCCACTTCTACCCAAATGACGGGCAGTCCTTTGAAGCGATCCGCTTGCAGGTACAGCTTTTCAGCGTCTGCTACGATATGTGCGATCACCGGAGCATGGGGGATGGGCAACCAGCAGGTCACAACAAGCCCCTCGCTGTTTTCGATCCAGTTCCATCCGTATGAATTTTGCCAGACGGGTCTGTCCTCTTTGTCATAGCCAGCTATCGTCCCCTTGATCGGAGGGTTATGGGCAAGATGTCTTTCGAGCACGATGACATCGATTTGCCAGCCTTCCACAGATGCAGAACCTGCCGCTACTCTTTTCCGAATAGGTAATCCCTGAATGTCCCGTAAAGCCAGCCTCTCAGCCAGAGTTGAAACACCCCAGGCCATACGTTCCTCATCGCTCGTATCATCAACAGGGGGAAGCCTGTACACACCGCCAAACAGCAAAAACTGGCAGCCATATTTGATCGGCTTCCCTTGGAAAAGCAGCCACCGGTCAAGCGCAGCCGCAGCCAGCCATTTGGCCTCTGTACAGCCCATGTCCACTGCTCTTTTTGCCCAGTGATAAGCCTGCAGCCAATCCGGCAGCTCTTCTCCGTGCTGAAAAATAACAGCAGCGAACAGAAAATCTTCTGCATCCCTCAATCCGCCCTCAACTTCGATCTTTCTGACTCGTTCTCGCCGAGCGCGGTCCCTTTCTACTCGGCTCGGATTCATCTCTCGCAAATCCTTCTGATCTTCTTCCAGTAATCGCCGGAGCTCTGTATTCACAAACTCTCTCCTTATCTCCCGAGGAACTTTCTTTCTCTTTCTGTCTGTTTGCTTGCGGTTGTCGATAGCGAATGCTTCTCCCTTATTATAGTAAATCGTTCCCGAGCAAGGACAGAGGTTTTCCGTAGAGGATCAATAGATATCGAACAAACATTCCTCTTTTCAATCATTTATGGTAGAATGTATGTTCGATTCTATTCTGACAAAGCACTTTGTACATATGAGGAGGATGAACGGATGTCTGTCATCAAAAAACGCGATTCCATCCAATTGCTTCAGCTTGTTCCCACATTTCCCTGGTACGTAGAAAAGTTTGTTGAACATAAAAAAAGTAAAAAAAATTCGCCTTCGACACTTTTGGGGTACCTGCGTGACTTTTCTTTTTTCTTCAAATGGCTGATCGCCGAGGGATTGACGCCAGCCAGAGAGATCAAAGAGATTCCGCTGGAGACTTTAAATGATCTAAAAAAAGAAACGGTTGAGAGCTATATCTTGTATCTGCAAGAATCCCACTTGTTTGAGCGAACGGGACTTTTGCAAAAGCCAACACGAAGCGCGACGAGAGAGTACAGTGATCGAACCATCCAGCGCAAAATCTCCAGTCTCAAATCGCTGTTTACCTATTTGTCCGCGCTGGCTGAGGACGAACATGGCGAGTCGTATTTGACGCGCAATGTCATGGCCAAGATTGAACTGGAAGCAGAGGAAGCGACCCCTTTGGCTCGCGCACACGCGATCCGTTCGAAAATCCTGATTGATGAACAGATTCATCAGTTCGTGGATTTTGTTCAAACCGGCTACCTCGCTCACTGCGACACAACCAAAAAACGGCAATACCACGAACAAAACCGCGATCGCGATACTGCGCTGATTGCACTGATCCTGTCCGGCGGTTTTCGCGTATCGGAAATCGTCAATCTGGACCTGTCCGACGTGGTCCTGGAAAAAAATCAGCTTCGGATGATACGCAAAGGAAAGAAAGAGGATGCTCCATTTTTCAGTGATTGGGGAAAAGCCTACCTGCAGCGTTATTTGGCCGTGCGTCATACCTATCAGCCTTCCGAATCAGAACAAGCTGTTTTTTTGGCGGTATCTCCGACGAAACCATATGGACACCGCATCGAGGTACGAACCATTCAAAAGCTGGTGAAAAAATATGCCCAAGCCTTTGGCATCCCCGATTTATCGGTTCACAAGCTGAGACATAGCTTTGCAACCCAATTCTTGCGCCTCAATCCGGACGCCCACCAGCTCCAGGCACAATTAGGGCACTCCAAGATAGAGACGACAATGCAGTATGCCCATGTACTGGAGGATGCATTGAGCAAAGCAGTTAATCGTACCACCTGATAGAATCGAAGTACTGGATATAACCGCTAAAGATTGTTTGGATGGGGCTTCCCCTCCTTATGGCAGTTCGGCGGCTCGATTGACAAAAGGATGACAGCCATTCCAAAGTACAGAGGCTCCACCTGATAGTAGGTGGAGCCTCTGCCTGTCAAGAAGCTGCTGGAGCATTATTTGCTTGCAGCCGAATCGTTTCCATCAACGCTTGCTCTTTCTCTTCCTCAGAAATGATGTGAAGCTCGGTCATCCTCTCCAGTACGACATGCTGTCTGTATTTTGCTTTTTCCCAATGCCTGATCGGCGAATAGGACTCAGGCGCTTTAGGCAGAGAAGCCAAAATGGCCGATTCTCCGATGGTGAGCCCCTCTACCCCCTGCTTCTGTCCTTTTTCGAAATAAAACTGTGCGGCTTTCCCGATTCCATATTGACCGTGACCGAAATAAATCACGTTCAGATACATCTCCAATAGCTCCATCTTCGTATACCGCTTCTCCAGTTCCATCGCAATGGCCATCTCTTTTACTTTTCGCCACATCGTTTTGTCCTGTGTCAAAAATAGATTGCGCGCTAGCTGCATGGTGATGGTACTGCCGCCCTGCTGGTAGGAGCCTGCGTGCAGGTCGATCCATACGGCACGCACGAGAGCCGCCGGATCTACTCCATCATGCTGCATAAAGCGATGGTCTTCAATCGCCACAAATGCCTTCCAGAGATGAGCCGGCATCTGATCGATCGTAATATAGGAAGGTGTCTGTTTTCTAAGGCCTGTAAGTTTGGCATCATCGATCCACATGCTCCCAGCCGCAGCCATTGCGAACGGGAGAAGATAAGTAAGACAAATGATCGAAACGGAAAGCGCCACAACCCAATTTTTCCAGGGAATCGGCTTCCTGCTGGCTGAAACTGTTTCTGCGGACCGGAGCAATTTTCCTTCATCGATGGGAACAAGTATATGACTCATACAGGATCACCCCTGTTTTTATTTCTCTCTTCATTATAAGGAGATTGAGGGTGTATTCCTATCGAATCCACTTACAGCCAGCTTACAAAATCGTAATGTTTGAAAAAACAAGCCCGGCCTAAGCGCCGGGCGATCTGTTAGGAATGGGATTGATGTTTTTCCTGTTGACGAAGCTCAATGCGGCGAATTTTCCCTGAAGTCGTCTTGGGAAGCTCTGAGACGAACTCCACTTTCCTTGGATATTTATACGGCGCCGTCAGCGTCTTGACATGCTCTTGCAACTCACTCACCAACTCAGCAGAGGGCTGAATTCCCTGCTTCAGTACGACGTAGGCTTTTACCACATGTCCGCGCTCGGGGTCTGGGCTGGCGACCGCAGCGCATTCTGCGACTGCCGCATGTTTCACCAGTGCATCCTCCACCTCAAATGGGCCAATCGTATAGCCCCCGGAAATGATGATGTCATCGGATCGTCCTTCAAACCAGATGTATCCTTCCTCGTCCATACGCCCTTGGTCACCGGTCACGTACCAATTCCCCCGGTACGCTTTGGCTGTCCGTTCCGGATCATTCAGGTACCCGCGAAACAGGGCAAGCATCTCTCGATCAATCGCGATGTCCCCAACCTCTCCCTGCGGCACCTCAACCCCTTCTTCATCGATAATCGCCACGCGAACGACTGGAGAAGGTCTGCCCATGGAACCCGGTTTCGGCTCCATCCCCACAAAGGTGCCCACCAATAGCGTGTTTTCCGTTTGCCCGTATCCGTCACGCACAGTGAGAGCAAATACTCTGCGGAAGGTGTCAATCACTTCTCTGTTCAAAGGCTCGCCTGCCGAACAGGCACTGCGCAAGGCTTGCAAAGAATAGTTCTCCAGATCCGGCGCTTTGGCCATCAAGCGGTACTCTGTTGGTGTCGCGCAAAGAACAGTGATCGGGTAGCGTTGCAAAAGAGTCAGGTAGGACTCCGGGTCAAAGCGCCCTTTGTAGACGAAAGCCGTCGCCCCCATCCCCAGGGTAGAAACGAACGGACTCCACACCCACTTCGCCCAGCCTGGGCCCGCCGTCGCCCATACGAGATCGCCTTCCTGCACATCCAGCCACAGCTTTGCGGCAACAGCCAGATGCGCGAATGGCCACCCGTGGACATGCATGACACCTTTGGGCCCTCCTGTGGTGCCCGATGTATAGGAAAGAAAGGCAAGCTCATCTGACTTCGTCTGTACACAAGCAAAAGTGTCGGACTGATCTGTCAAAAGCTCAGACAGGGCAATCCAGCCTTCAAAGCTGGAGCCGATTGTGATATAGCGTTCCAGAGACGGGCAAAGCTCACGGATCTGATCCACTTCTGCTCTGATTCCATCAAAGCCGATGATTGCTTTTGCCTGGGCATGATTGACACGGTATTCAATGTCCTTGGTACGCAGCATCTCCGATCCCGGCATCACGACCGCGCCCAGCTTCATCAGCCCTAGATAAATGGCGTAGGCCTCGATCCCCCTAGGAACAAGCACAAGTACCTTATCTCCACGTTCAAGGCCCAGAGACTGAAGGCCACTTGCGACCCGATTGGAATACTTTCTCAGTTCGTCGTAGGTAAGTATCCGCTCTGAACCATCTGCATTCACTTCCCAGACAGCCCGGCGACTCGCGTCACGATCTGCCCATTGATCCACCTGAGCGGCAAAATTATAATGCTCCGGCAATTGAAGCTGCATGCACAATCCCCCATTTCCTTCAGGTATAGTAGGAAGATTCTCCGTTTTTTCAATTTTCCCTTTTTCAGAAATGATGGATATTCACTCGCTTCCATAACTATGCAGAGACAGTCCTCTTTTTCAGCACGAGCCACGCTCCCAGATAGACGGCAGCAAGTCCCGCTTCCTCCCGGTAGGACATCCAGCCTGTCACGCCTGTTTCTCCTACTGAAAGCGTGAAATGCAGAATCACCCACAGACCAAGCCCAAGCAGCAGGACACCTACCCGTTCTCTTGTGGAAGCCTTTTGGCGCATCCGGGGAAACGAGAGTATCATCAGAACGGAAAGCATCAGCAGCGCCTCCCATAGATTTAGCGGGAGATAGTGACGCCCGTCTTGCTCCCACCCCCATGCCTCAACAGCAGGACCATATCCTTTGACCAGAACAGAATAAGCGGCGCCAAGAAATGCGCACAGCGCAAGCAACCATTCGATTGTCTTTAGATCCAACCATTTTCCTCTGATGCCCTGTGCGAGGAACATGAGTGTTCCTGCCACAGCAGCAGCCTCCAACCCGTATGCGCCGCCATTGTAAAAGAGAAGTCGCGTCGGATTGACCAATAAATCCGTTCCTGCCTCAAGCACAGGCCACAGCTTGTACACGAGCAAGGCCACTACAAGGGCATTTCCTCCCGCCTGCAAAAAAGCAGAGACGCTTTCCTTCTCTGAATCCACACGCTTGATCCAAAAGGAAAAGAGCAGGACAGCGACGGCGAAAGTGAGCAGCTGGACAGGTAGTTGCAAAGGACCTACAGACAGCGTACTGCCTGGCTCCAGCATCAGGACCCCTCCTTCAACAGGGGTTTCACAGCTCTTTCAAACTCTTCTATCGTTAACGGACCGATTTTTTTAAAGACGATCCTCCCTGTGTCATCCAGAATAAAGCTCGTCGGCATGGCGATAATTTGATACGCTTTGCTAATCTCCGCCTGCGGATCGACCACAATCGGATACTGCATCTCATACAAGGACGCAAAGTCTCGGGCAGCCTCCTCCGAGTCATTAAACGTGGTATTGATGCCAATAAAGGCGACCTGCTTTTCATAGCGCTCATGTAACGAAATCAAATCCGGCATTTCGGCCTTACAGGGAGGGCACCAGCTCGCCCAGAAATTGAGAAAGATGGGCTTCCCCGGATAATCCCCAAGCGCGATGTCTTCCCCTTCTAATGTTTTTCCTTGAAACACTGGTGCCTGAAAGTGGACCTGCGGTTTTGTTTGCGGCGTGTCCAATGTTTGCTTCTGAATTTTTGGGCCCATTACCAAATAAGTCGCCAACAAGACGATTGCAATAACCAGCGGATAGCGGAAATTCATCGCTGCGAAACACCTCCACCTGCAACGATGAAGGTCTTACCACCATTTGTCAACGTCAGGAGTGTAACAAATGTCCCTGACCTTCGTCCTATTTATCAGAAAGAACGAAACAGACTCTCACGCGCATTGCATGAGAGCCTGCTATCATTATTGGTAAGCAGAAAAGTGTAAATGGTTTATTCCGGAATCACACGTTGTACTTTTACTACGCGACGTTCCCAGTTGGTATTAAAAAATGTTGAGTATGTAACCCCTGGACTTCCGTAAGTGTGTAAAATTTTGCCATCTCCGGCATAGATCGCGACATGCGTAATGCGATCAGATTTGGCAGTCGGAGATGCCTTCATGAACACCAAATCGCCCTTTTTCAGGTTTTTCAGAGAAACCGTTTTCCCTACAGTGGATTGCTGACGAGAATCACGCGGCAGCTCGATCCCTGCTTCTTTAAACACACGCTGCGTAAATGAAGAGCAGTCAAATGTCTTGGTTGTTGTTTTGCTGGATCCAAATTTGTACGGGGTTTTCAAGTACTTTTCACCGTTTTTGATCACCTGATTGGCAAGTTTGGTCGCAGCCGTCGAGGTGTTGGGCTTCGTTGTATTTGAGTTGCTCGTTTCGGACAGATAGCGTCTTGCACCGAGAAATTTCTTCTCATAGGCAGAGTACTTTTTCACAACCACCTTGCTCTCACCTTGTGAAGAATAGATAAATTGGTCATTGCCTACATAAACACCCATAAAAGATGGGGAGCCTTTTCCATTCGAAGAGAAGAACACCAAGTCGCCTGCTTTTACATTTGTGCGGCTAACTTTGGTTCCTCCTTGATACAGCTTCGAAATCGTGTCACTGATTTTTACGCCTGCCTGATTGTAGACATAGGTGGCTAAACCAGCCGAACCGAAACGACTAGGGCCCTCGGCACCAAATTTGTAATCTTTCCCAACCAGTGATTTGGTCAGGCTCACGATCCGTTCGGATTTTCCTGAATCTTGCGAATAAGCGGCCGCTTGTCCTACTTGACCACCCATTAACAGGGACGTACTCAGCATGACGGCGATAGTCGATTTCATCACCCAATCTCTTTTCGTCACTCTCTTTTCCTCCTTGTCATGTTGTGATCCCAATCTTGGGTACATGCACAGGTTACCGCAGGAGGAAACAGGAGGATAAGACCGTAAAATTTTCCAATGCGTTTTTTGGTAATATGGCCCTACCAAAAAAACAAAGGTTTTGCTTGGAAATTCTACTCCTTAGTTCATAGTGCCCAGATAAAATGAAGGCTGGAGGCAAGTGAAAGTAAATAACCATCTTCTGCTAGATTGTGTCAGAAGATGGCTTTCTCCAAGCGTTCTCAAGATAATTTTGCTGTAAACTCTCCCCATTTTTCTTTCCCAAAAAACAGGCCAAAATGATCCCCATTTTTCGTCGCACCCACCCCATCAGGTGTTCCTGTAAAAATCAGATCGCCCTGACCGAGCCCAAAGTGTTCACCGGTAAAACGAATGATCGTCATCAAATCAAAAATCACATCACGAATATTGCCACGTTGGACCTGCTCGCCGTTTTTCTGTAGGGAAAAGTCCGTTTCCTGGCAAGCCTGCAAACCAGGGAATGGACGGAATGAGGTGACAACGGCCGAATTCGGAAAACCTTTTGCGAGCAACCAGGGATAGCCTTTTTTCTTCAGCTCACTCTGTACATCGCGCAGCGTAAAATCGATGCCTACAGCAATGTGATCGACCATTTCCTCCAAGCTCGCCTCAGGGGAATACGGGCGGGCGATATGAATGACAAGCTCTGTTTCATAATGCAGCTCCCCCCGATCACCCGGCAGTACGATCTCACGTCCATCTGCTACTGCCAGGGCGTGCGTCGGTTTGCCAAACAGCATCGGCGCGGTTGGTACGGCATTTCCCAGCTCTTCCGCATGAAGCTTATAGTTGCGGCCAACGCAGTAAATATTTCGGATTCCTTCCATTCTGCTCTCCTCCCAATGTCTACATGATTCTTTCACTATACCATTGAACATCCGCAAGAGAATAGATGGATCTGTCTGTGACGATTTACTTCCCCTTGTGCCAGAGACGGGCGTTTCCCTGCTCCTCCAGTTTACTGATGATCTCCCAGATAGAGAGAAGCATGTTTTCCAAATCACAGTCCTCCTGTTCCTCCCAGCGAAACTGGTAAGTTAGAACAGAAGCGGTCTCATCCAAATGTGCCGCAGTCACTTCTACCTCTTTGAATGATTGAAGATGATGAAAGCGAGCAGACAACGTATCGGCTAACGGGAACAGCCCATCCCAGTCATCCGGTTGATACGTGGACGTCACTTCAATTTGGAAAACGGGTGCCCTTGCCTCTTTTTCAAAGACAACGTAATCCTCCTGATAAAAGCGGACGCCGCATGGGAGGCTATCCTGCAGGGTAAAGCGCAGATTTACCGGCAAATCACTGGGCTTCAGGGCTGCAATCAGGCGTCCAGGCAAGAGAAAAGCGCCAGACGAATCGCTCTCAATCTGTTCTCCCAACACATTGACAATGGTTCCGCCTCCCGTCACTTCTTTCCTCGTGACAACGTACATACTCATTCCCTCCTTACCCACCAGTATGTTCGGATGACAAGGAGTTCAAAACGGCCCCAATATGAAGGCGGTCCATTCACATCGATCAAGACAATGAGCGATAAATATTTTCCGTATACTTCGTTATAGCTTCATCGTAATCTGGATACTGATATCCGAGACTTTCCGCCACAGCCTTTGAGTATTTTCTAAATAACTCATAACACCTAAATAAAGACTTCCACATTTCTTGATACCCATTCTCAGAATAGGTTGATAGTAAATCTTCCCAATCTTCATTGGGAAGGTAACGATCGATAAACTTATAGTTCTTCCCCACACTGAAGGTGTATCCATGTTCTGATCCGATTTGCCAAGCCATCATTCTTAATAAATTAGGTCTTGCAATCTCGTTTAAATGGTCGATGGCAAAAAGTATTTCTTTTCTCGCCAATCCTTTTACGACGTAAGTTGAAACCATCCAGAACTCATTGCAACAATCATCAAACTCTCTTTCATTTGGCCTTTTTATCCAATACTGCCGATCGTTTGCGATGACTTCATTTTTGATTCGGGTGTCCTTATCGAGCAAGATCTCAACTAATCCGTCACTTTGGGTAAAATAATCCTCAACCTCGTTCATTGGAATAAGAGTTAGGTCTAATTTATTACCATCCTCAAAAATGATTAAATACGAAAACCAACTGCCTAATTCTGACGGAAAAAGTTCCATATCCTCGGGTTTTTGCATCATAACACGATTTCCAAAAACAGTAAGCCACTGATCATCTTCCTTAAAAGAATCAAGATCTGTGACAAAGTAAGAAATATCATAATCCTGGAATCGATCAGGGAGAATATTTTTGTTTGTACGAGACCCTTCCAACGTTACCAATCGGATCCTGTCATCATTCCTGGCAAAATCTACAAGCATATTCATCATTTCCTGTTCACTTCTCAATACAGTAGTCCTCCGTTCCTATTTTTTTGTTTTGGAGCATGAAAATGATGACGAAGGCTAACATTTATTCGTCACATTTAGACGGTAGTTTTTTTTTCGCCTGTTCTGGTCCATCATGATCGGTATGACCAAGTATAGGGCGTATGCGATTGCCATCCAGGCTGTGAAGGAAATAACCTGCGATTCATCTAAAGCAGGGAAAATGAACGAGTGATACGATATAGAAAAGGTATCCAACGTTAAACCGATGATGGTGCCAATGATACCGAACTTTAATGAAGCGTGATCTGTTTTATCGAAGATGAGATAAGCAGTAGTGACAAGCCACAAAACAACGCCCGTGCAGGCAACCAATAAAATAAGACTGATCGTGAACTCATGTGTACCTGGAGGATAGAGGACTTTATTGCCAAAAAGTATGAAAAAGAGGGTTGCAAGAATCCAGACGAACAAACCCCAGATCGATGGAAGCAAGTATTTTTTCATTGTCCGCCCTCCTGTACACGCAAATGACCAAGCGCAATCAAAACCTGTTCCAGCTCTTCGTATGTTTTTTCTACGGGAAAATCCTTCTGCAATAATGCCTGAAGAGCCAATCCGTCAAAAATAGCATTGAAGAGGATACCCCAGGTGGTAAGGGAAACCCCTTCTACCGGTGATTCTGTCCATAACTTCGATAGCTTCTCAGACAAATGCTTATTTTCCGCGGAAATCACTTCTCCCAGTTGCCCTCTGATTTTATCATTGTGAAAACTTGAAGCTACCATTGTGTAAAACAGCCTATGAAAAAATGAATCGTAGGAACAGCGACTTTTTGCAGAATCTAAAGCCTGTCTAATCTGTCGTTCGTTCTGTTTGGATATTTCGTCCCAAGAGCTTTCGCAAATGTCCTGAACAATGCTTAGCAACAACTGTTCTTTGGTTCGAAAGTGGTAATACACCGTGCCTTGGGTCACGCCTGCCGTCTCAGCAACTCCTCGCAACGTAAACTGATCCATACCTTTCTCCACCAGACATTGCTTCGCGAATTTGAGCAAATCTCCTTTATGAATGACATTTGGTTTCGCCATTCCACCACCGCCCTTCTTAGTTATTCAACTAACTAACTTCTAATGAGGTAAATTCTACCAAAGGGGAAGAGATGTTTCAATCCCGATTTCTTATGAAATTAGAAAAACTTTGGCTTATCGCTTATCGCCTAGTCAAATAGCGAAAGCCTTCGTTTTACTTATACTTTCATCATTTATCGTGTTAGCGAAATTAAACCTTCCGAAAGTACAAAAAAGACATGAACTGCAAGAGCTTTGCATTCACGTCCTTCAGATATCCTGCATGATGTTTTTCCCGGTTGGACGGCCTCATCGCCTAAAGAAGCAAAAGCGAGTGGTACGTTAGGAAGCCTCGGTCACTTGCTGAAATGCCTTAAGAAAATTTTCAACTGGATGGGCACCGGAAAGAGCCAGCTTCCTGTCGATCACAAAAAAGGGAACGCCGGTAATTTCCAATTCTTGCGCGTATTGAAGATCAGCCTCGATTTCCTCAAGACCTTCGCCTTTTTCCAGGCGTTGTTTCGTTTCATTTTGATCCATCCCAAGCGCAGAAGCAATCGACAAAAGCACCTCTGCTTGACCGATGTCTTTCCCCTCTTCAAAATAGGCGCGGTACACGGCATCGACGACTTCTGTCTGCTTTTCGGGAGGAGCCAGCTTGATCAGTTGGTGAGAAGCAAGCGTATTTGGCCACATGGTTACTTTCTCAAACTGAAAGGGCACTCCCGATGCCGCCCCTGCGTTGGCCGCATGCTGGACCATCTGCTTGGCTGCATCCGGTCCTCCTTTCATGGACGACATATATTCCAGGAACGGAACCCCCTCTTTCGGCGTATCCGGATTCAACTGAAAGGCGCGGTAGCGTATCTCCACAGCTTCACCATTCCACTGTTTTAGCGCGTCAAATAGATGCTTTTTGCCGATGCGGCACCAAGGACAGATCGTGTCCTGAAAAATTTCAATGATCATCTCTGAAAACCTCATTTCCATCGAGTTAGGTTTATTGTATCCCATCATCACTACTTATGTAAGTAAATATTTTTTCGTAAGTTACAACTTGCGTTGCAGGGCTTACTCTTTAAAAGTATAAGTACTAAATCCCAATTTGAACTTATCAGCCTCATACTAAATCCATAATTCGTCTCTCTAACAAACAAAGAAATGCTCAATGACTGCCTGCTGCAAAGCGCCAATGAGCATTAAATTATCGTTCCTAGTTAGCAGAACTCACAATATCTAGTTAGACGGATTTTAGAAGGGTGTTTTGTCCCGCTGCTAGTCTCCAAACTTTCGTTTCCTTGACCATTACGTAGATAGCAATGCTTTCTTGCCCTCCGTCGATTCGTATACCATCAGAAGTTGTTGAATACTGACGGACATGAACAACAGCTACATTGGAATTAATGAACGAGATGCTGTCAACAGTATATTTGCTATAAGAATTACTTAAAGGGCCTGTTAAAACGAGTTTGTGCACTTTATTTATTTCATTCCAACCTGACAACTTTTCACCCATTACATTCACCCAAGTGGCGTTTTGTGTGAAATGACTGTCCAGCGCATCTGCATCGTGCCGATTAAACGCCGCCTCCATTTGACTAACTACATGTTTGATAAGCTCGCGATCTTGCTCCAATGATCCCTCTTCTTTATATACCACAGTAATTCCTCCCTTAATTGCTCTCTTCATTGTTAAATCTGATACTATAACATATTATCAATAATATCTAATACATCATTTTCATGAGTATCATGCCAAATCGTATATAAATGGAGGGAATCATGGATACTTCGCATTTGTATTACTTTCGTACTATCGCAAGAATTCAACATATGACCAAAGCAGCCGAAGAACTGCAAATTACTCAACCTTCATTAAGCAAAATAATTGCTCGTCTTGAGGAAGATCTTGGTATCCCCCTCTTTGACCGACAGGGGAGAAACATAAGATTAAACACGTTTGGGAAAGTGTTCCTTCGAAAGGTAGAAATTGCTCTAAACGCATTGGAAGATGGAAGGAAAGAAATTGAAGAACTTTCGGGGTTGTATTCAGGCAGTGTACACT
This window harbors:
- a CDS encoding DsbA family oxidoreductase, whose translation is MIIEIFQDTICPWCRIGKKHLFDALKQWNGEAVEIRYRAFQLNPDTPKEGVPFLEYMSSMKGGPDAAKQMVQHAANAGAASGVPFQFEKVTMWPNTLASHQLIKLAPPEKQTEVVDAVYRAYFEEGKDIGQAEVLLSIASALGMDQNETKQRLEKGEGLEEIEADLQYAQELEITGVPFFVIDRKLALSGAHPVENFLKAFQQVTEAS
- a CDS encoding SgcJ/EcaC family oxidoreductase, yielding MVYKEEGSLEQDRELIKHVVSQMEAAFNRHDADALDSHFTQNATWVNVMGEKLSGWNEINKVHKLVLTGPLSNSYSKYTVDSISFINSNVAVVHVRQYSTTSDGIRIDGGQESIAIYVMVKETKVWRLAAGQNTLLKSV